From Pontibacter actiniarum, a single genomic window includes:
- a CDS encoding creatininase family protein has translation MRPYILAETNWKAVKEQQIDVAVLPWGATEAHNYHLPYATDVIEADAVSAAAAKIAWENGTKVMVLPTIPFGVNTGQADIKLDMNLNPSTQLAILDDLVAVLNRQGIKKLLVLNSHGGNDFKPMLRELGLRYPEMFLVSCFWFQAADRKAFFDIPGDHADEMETSLLLHLRPDLVLPLEEAGEGKERKSRIKGIREGWAWAERQWSMVTADTGVGNPKAATAEKGKAFLEEAAQNIAGLLAEIANVSIADRYEE, from the coding sequence ATGAGACCTTACATACTGGCAGAAACGAACTGGAAAGCTGTGAAAGAGCAGCAGATAGATGTGGCGGTACTGCCCTGGGGCGCTACGGAGGCCCATAACTACCACCTTCCGTATGCTACCGATGTGATAGAGGCCGATGCTGTTTCGGCAGCGGCAGCCAAGATAGCCTGGGAAAACGGCACCAAGGTAATGGTGCTGCCCACTATACCTTTCGGCGTGAACACCGGCCAGGCCGACATTAAGCTGGACATGAACCTGAACCCGAGCACACAGCTGGCCATCTTGGATGACCTTGTTGCCGTACTCAACCGGCAGGGGATTAAAAAGCTGCTCGTGCTTAACAGCCACGGCGGAAACGATTTTAAGCCTATGCTGCGGGAGCTGGGCCTGCGCTACCCGGAAATGTTCCTGGTGAGTTGCTTCTGGTTTCAGGCGGCAGACAGAAAGGCCTTCTTCGACATCCCCGGCGACCACGCCGATGAAATGGAGACAAGCCTGCTGCTGCACCTGAGGCCCGACTTGGTGCTGCCCCTGGAAGAGGCAGGAGAGGGCAAGGAGCGGAAGTCCAGGATCAAAGGCATTCGCGAAGGCTGGGCCTGGGCAGAGAGGCAGTGGTCCATGGTAACAGCCGATACGGGTGTCGGGAACCCTAAGGCGGCGACTGCAGAGAAAGGGAAGGCGTTTCTGGAGGAGGCGGCCCAAAACATAGCCGGGCTTCTGGCTGAGATCGCGAACGTAAGTATAGCCGACCGCTACGAAGAGTAG
- a CDS encoding alpha/beta fold hydrolase: MPFIKTEDKQKGEHVYLHYQDCGEGQPVILIHGWPLSHRMWESQVQALTDAGFRCITYDRRGFGESDRPWYNYDYNALTMDLQALIQRLDLWNCVLVGFSMGGGEVVRYLSMFGSERVSKAVLISSIIPVVKKTDDNPDGVPEETLNEIMDSLQSKRVTFLAEFGKQFYSYSSNKDKLSEQQLHYD, from the coding sequence ATGCCATTTATCAAAACAGAAGACAAGCAGAAAGGCGAACACGTGTACCTGCATTACCAGGACTGCGGCGAAGGACAGCCCGTCATCCTGATCCACGGCTGGCCGCTGAGCCACCGTATGTGGGAGAGCCAGGTGCAGGCCTTGACAGACGCCGGTTTCAGGTGCATCACTTACGATCGCCGCGGCTTCGGCGAATCGGACCGGCCCTGGTACAACTACGATTACAACGCCCTGACCATGGACCTGCAGGCACTGATACAGCGACTGGACCTTTGGAACTGTGTGTTGGTCGGTTTCTCCATGGGTGGCGGCGAGGTGGTGCGCTACCTCTCGATGTTTGGCAGCGAACGCGTCTCCAAAGCAGTGCTCATCAGCTCCATTATTCCTGTCGTGAAAAAAACAGACGACAACCCGGATGGTGTACCGGAGGAAACGCTGAATGAGATCATGGATTCCCTGCAGAGCAAGCGCGTGACGTTTCTGGCGGAGTTTGGCAAGCAGTTTTACAGCTACAGCAGCAACAAGGACAAACTAAGCGAGCAGCAGCTGCACTACGACTGA
- a CDS encoding DinB family protein, producing MTQDQQLREQLVKLMRGGQAFRPREELLQGITVEEAGKQFDNVPYTIWQLLEHLRFAQHDILDFCRNPNYKEPAWPDDYWPREKAPADQRALDKTQQAIAQDLHEMVKLVQDSANDLFTPIPHGDGQTLLREAMLVAEHSAYHLGEIVLLRRLSGNWD from the coding sequence ATGACACAAGACCAACAACTACGCGAACAACTGGTAAAACTTATGCGCGGTGGCCAGGCTTTCCGGCCACGGGAGGAATTGCTGCAGGGAATAACAGTGGAAGAGGCAGGCAAGCAGTTTGACAACGTGCCCTACACCATCTGGCAACTGCTCGAGCACCTGCGCTTTGCGCAGCACGACATCCTGGACTTCTGCCGCAACCCCAACTATAAGGAGCCCGCCTGGCCCGACGACTACTGGCCCCGGGAAAAGGCCCCGGCAGACCAGCGTGCGCTGGACAAAACGCAGCAGGCTATTGCCCAGGACCTTCACGAAATGGTGAAGCTGGTGCAGGACTCTGCTAACGACTTGTTCACGCCAATTCCGCACGGCGATGGGCAGACGCTGCTGCGGGAGGCAATGCTGGTGGCAGAGCACAGCGCCTACCACCTGGGAGAGATCGTACTTCTGCGCAGGCTTTCCGGGAACTGGGACTAA
- a CDS encoding alpha/beta fold hydrolase yields MAAQASPRATTETAKAWANTDFRSELPNVTVPTLIIHGDDDQIVPIETSSEQSSKEIRDNKYVVIKGGSHGLFVTHKEQLNSYLLDFLRQ; encoded by the coding sequence ATCGCCGCCCAAGCCTCCCCAAGAGCCACCACCGAAACCGCCAAGGCGTGGGCCAACACCGACTTCCGATCCGAGCTACCAAACGTAACAGTGCCCACGCTCATTATACATGGCGATGATGATCAGATCGTGCCTATTGAAACCAGCAGCGAGCAATCCTCTAAAGAAATCCGCGATAACAAGTACGTCGTCATCAAAGGAGGGTCGCATGGGCTTTTCGTAACGCATAAGGAGCAGCTCAACAGTTACCTCCTGGACTTTCTGCGCCAGTAA
- a CDS encoding cold-shock protein produces the protein MNTGKVKFFNDEKGFGFIKDDSTDQEYFVHVTGLIDEIRENDEVTFDLKEGRKGLNAVNVKRA, from the coding sequence ATGAACACAGGAAAAGTAAAATTCTTTAATGACGAGAAGGGTTTCGGATTCATTAAAGATGACAGTACAGATCAGGAGTATTTCGTACACGTGACTGGTCTAATCGATGAAATCAGAGAAAACGACGAAGTAACTTTTGACCTGAAAGAAGGAAGAAAGGGACTAAACGCTGTAAATGTTAAACGCGCTTAG